In Streptomyces rapamycinicus NRRL 5491, the genomic stretch TCCGGGCGGTCTTCCCCCGGCCGGGGGATCTCTGCACCCGTACCGGCAGAGGCCCCCGGTCGCTGGCGGAGCTGCGGAACCTGCTGGCGCGGGACCGTGAGCGCGGGTGGTCGGAGGAGGTCGAGCTGGTCTCCGACGGGCTCCGGTCGATAGGGGTGCCGGCGTTCGATCACAACGAGCGGCCCATAGCGGCCGTCAGCAGCACATGGCGCCGCCACCACCACCGGCATGGAGCGGACCATGTGCGGGACATCCTGCAACAGGGCGCGGCGCGGCTGACGGCTGCGGTGGCCGGCCACGCGCCCCATGCCCACGGAACGGACGGCACACAGGGCGGCTCACAGAGCGGCCCGCAGGGCGGCTCGCGGTGAGTGACCGTCGCAACTGCCTTCGCCACGTGGCGGAAAGATGAAGGGCCGCTGACCGAGGCGTTCACGGAACGGGCTTCTCGGATCCGAGAAACCCCGGCCGCATGGCTGGCTCCCGGCGTATGCGCCACGTGTCATGGGCACGGAACTCTCCTGCTCGTCCACGCACCACGGCCTCCCACGGGCCGGCACTCCCCCACACAGATGCACACCCCCACACAGCTGCCCCCCACAGATGAAGGATCCAGCGCCGACCATGACCGCGAACTGTCCCGACGCGCCCAGGCCCGTCCCGCCCCAGGAGACGGACGCCACCCTGCACTTCACGGGCCCAGCAACATTCGGCCGCGTCCCCCGCCTGGACCAGGTCGGCACCGCGGACATCGCCGTGGTCGGGGTGCCGTTCGACGCCGGTGTCTCCTACCGGCCCGGGGCCCGCTTCGGGGCGAACGCCGTCCGGGAGGCGTCGCGCCAGCTGCGCCCCTACAATCCGGCCCTGGACGTGTATCCGTTTCACTACGCCCAGGTCGCCGACGCCGGTGACATCACCGCCAATCCGCACAACATCGACGAGGCGGTCGAGAGCATCGAGGCGGGTGCGGACGCTTTGCTGTCCACGGGCGCGCAGCTGATGACACTGGGCGGCGACCACACCATCGCGCTCCCGCTCCTGCGCTCGGTGGCCCGCCGCCACGGCCCGGTGGCACTGCTGCACTTCGACGCGCACCTGGACACCTGGGACTCCCACTTCGGCGCCCAGTACACCCATGGGACTCCGTTCCGCCGCGCGGCCGAGGAGGGCATCCTCGACACCTCCGCACTCTCCCACGTCGGCACCCGCGGCTCGCTGTACAGCAAGGAAGACCTGGACGAGGACACCAAACTGGGCTTCGGGATCGTCACCGCGGCCGATGTGATGCGGCGCGGGGTGGACGAGGTGGTCCAGCAGCTCAAGGAGCGCATCGGCAAACGGCCGCTGTACATCTCCGTGGACATCGATGTGCTGGATCCCGCACACGCCCCCGGCACCGGCACCCCCGAGGCGGGCGGCCTCACCTCACGCGAACTGCTGGAGATCGTGCGCGGGCTCACCGACTGCTATGTGGTCTCCGCCGACCTGGTCGAGGTCGCCCCGGCGTACGACCACGCCGAGATCACCGCCGTGGCCGCCTCGCACACCGCGTATGAGCTGATCACCCTCATGTCCCGGCAGATCGCCTTCTTCCGCTGGATGGAGGAGAACAAGCCGTCGTAGACACGCGACCTCACGTCGCGTTTTCGGCGGATCAAGAGACCAGCTCACGCCATGGCGTTTCCTGTCGCAATCCGTGGGATACAGGGCGCTATCGTCATGGCAGCGGTCCGGCCGCCGCGCGAGGCTGTGGACAGCGTCCCACCGCCGGGGCGTACTGCTACGGACACGGAGAGCGGATAGATGACGACTGACCTTGATATCGCGGCGGGTGTGAAGGTGCCGTCCACGGCGCTGGCGCGCGAGGCGACGGAGCTGATCCGTGACACGACGAACGAGCTCATCTATCACCACTCACGGCGGGTGTACTTCTTCGGCAGTCTGCGGGGCCGCGGGCGCGATCTGAGCTTCGACCCGGAGCTGCTGTATCTGGGGGCGATGTTCCACGACGTGGGCCTGAACGAGGCGTTCCATGCCAGCGGCCGCCGTTTCGAGGTGGACAGCGCGAACGAGGCGAAGCGGTTCCTGCAGGCTCATGGTGTCCCCGAGGACAGCGTCCGCCGGGTCTGGACGGCGATCGCCCTGCACACCACTCCCGGCGTCCCCGAGTTCATGGAACCGGAAGTGGCCCTGGTGACGGCCGGTGTCGAGTACGACGTGCTCGGCATCGGATATGGGGATCTCGCCGCCGAGGACCGGGAGGCGGTCGTGGCGCTGCATCCGCGCCCCGACTTCAAGAACCGGATTCTGCGGGCGTTCACCGACGGCGTCCGTTCCAAGCCGGAGACGACGTTCGGCAACGTCAAGGCGGATGTCCTGGAACACTTCGTGCCCGGCTTCGAGCGGGGGGACTTCGTCCGGACGATCCTGGATTCCCGGTGGGCGGAATAGCCCGGCGGGCGGCGGGACCATCGCGGACACCACGGGCGTCCGGTGGTGTCCGCACCGTCGCGATCGTCGCGTTCGACGGGGTGCAGCTGCTGGATGTCACCGGCCCGGTGGAGGTCTTCACCACGGCCAATCACTACGGTGCCGACTACGACGTACGGGTCGTCTCCCTCGCCGGTGACGCCGTCACCACCTCGTCCGGGCTGGTGATCAGTGCCGATGGCGCGCCCGGCACACTGCCGCGACGCCTGGGCACCCTGCTGGTCCCCGGCAGAAGGGACTGGCGCTCGGCGGTGGCCGACACCGGCCTGATCGGGCTGGTGACCGACCTGTCGACGCGGGCGAAGCGTGTGGCGTCCGTGTGCGCGGGGGCCTTCGTCCTGGCCGAGGCCGGCATCCTGGACGGCCGCCGTGCCGCCACGCACTGGGAACTGGCCTCCCAGCTGGCCGCCGCCTATCCGCAGGTGCGGGTGGACGGCCATCCCGTCTTCGTCCGGGACGGTCAGGTGGCCACATCGGCCGGTATCACCGCGGGGATCGACCTTTCGCTGTCCCTGGTCGAGGAGGACTGGGGAGCGGACGTGGCACGCGATGTGGCCAGACAGCTGGTGGTCTTCATGGCCCGCCCGGGCGGGCAGGCGCAGTTCAGCGCGCGGCTGACCCCGCGGGAACCCCGGCATCCGGCGGTGCGCCGGGTGATGGACCGTGTCACCGCGGACCCCGCGGGGGGCCATACGCTCGCCACGCTGGCCGACGAGGGCGGTGTGAGCGTCCGTCACCTTGAGCGGCTGTTTCGCACCGAGGTCGGCATGACCCCCGGCCGTTACGTCGAATCGGTCCGTGTGGAGGCCGCCCAGACCCTGCTCGCCGATGGCACCGGCACGGTCGAGGAGGTGGCGCGGCAGGCGGGGTTCGGCTCCTCGGAGTCGCTGCGCCGGGTCTTTCAGCACACCCTCGGGGTCTCACCGACGGTGTACCGCGCGCGCTTCCGCAGCACTCTCGGCGACCGGACGCGCTGAGGGACATCGGCCGACGGTGGGCCGACAGCAAACGGCCCTCACCGACGGGGGAACGGCGAGGGCCTACGTTCAGTGTGGCACGAATCAGTGCGGAAGAATCCGTTCCGAGCGACAAACATTGCATATATCTGCCGCCCGGCTCCCCATCGGTGCGACCGGTGCCCCGCCGGGCACCATCCCGCCGTAGCTCCTCCCGAGGCGGAGGGTCCACCTCCACCAGGGTGCGCGCGGGGCGCCCACGTCCTGAGACGGAATCCCGAAGTCGTTGACGGGGACTGTAAGGCGCTGCCATCCTGCTGAATGTGAGCCAAGCCGAGAAATTCGCCGTGCGTCTGCACGTCGATCTGCGACGCCAAGCCAGCGCCATCTGTGCCGCCGGCCGTTGAGCCATTCGCGCTCCGCTCTTTCGCTCCTCTTTCCGCTCGGCATCTGACGGTATCCGCTGCCCTCTGAGCACGGCCGGTCCTGCCTGCGTCCGCTCCCCTGCCTTCCGCTGATTCCCCCTCACTTTGTGACGGCGGAAACGCAGGGAAAGTCTTCATCGCGTCCCAGGACTCCGTGCGCGGTTTTTCGGATAACTGCCGTGCGGTGATTCGGCCTGCCCTCCGCGTCCCCTTACGCAAGGACCTCGTTATGCGTACAGCTAATTCCAGGCGACAATTCATGACCCTGCTCGGCGCCTCGGTCGCGGCGGTGAGCTGCGGTACGGCCACGGGCAACCCCTCCGGGAAGCAGACCAAGAAGCTCCGGTACCAGGGGTGGGCGGGCCAGGTCACCGTGCCGGAGCTCGCCGAGGACCTGGGATATCTGGGCGATGTGAAGCTGGACTGGGTGGGCAACACCATCAGCGGTCCGCAGGACATCCAGTCAGCGGCCACCGGGCAGATCGACTTCGGAGGGGCCTTCAACGGCGCCGTCGTCAAACTGGCCGCGAACGGCGCCCCCATCACCTCCGTCATCAGCTACTACGGATCCGATCGCCATGCGTACAACGGCTTTTTCGTGCTGGCGGACAGCCCCATCCGGTCGGCCCGCGACCTCATCGGGAAGAAAGTCGGGATGAACACCCTCGGCGCCCACTCCGAGGCGATGCTCGATATCTATCTCAAGCGCCATGGACTGTCCAAGGCGGAGATCGGCAAGGTACAGCCCCTGGTGGTGCCCCCGGTCAATACCGAACAGTCGCTGCGGCAGCACCAGATCCAGGTGGGCGTGCTCGGGGACATCCTGCGGGACAAGGCCGTGGCCCATGGCGGCATGCGCCCGCTGTTCACCGATGTCCAGCTGCTCGGGGCATTCAGCGCCGGAACGTATGTGATGACCGATCGCTTTCTGCGGCAGAACCCGGACACGGCCACAACCTTCGTCACCGGCGTGGCCCGCGCCATCGAGTGGGCCCGCGCGACACCGCGCGAGCAGGTGATCGCACGGATGACGCGGATAGTGCGGAAGCGCGACCGGAAGGAGGACGCCACACCACTGAAGTACTGGAAATCCTTCGGAGTCGCCGAGACCGGCGGCCGGATCACCGACAAGCAGCTCCAGCTGTGGATCGACTGGCTGGAGGAGCGCGGCGACATCAAGCGCGGCAAGGTCACGGCGTCCGACCTCTACACCAACCAATACAACGACTACCGCCCCGGGAGCCCCGGGAGCGCCGCGTCCGGCTCCCCCGCTCCCTCCCCCGCGACGAACCGGAGCTGATCCCATGACCGTCAAAATCGCCTTTGAGCAGGTCCGCAAGGTGTTCCCGGTGCAGGGGACGGCCGGCTCCCGCCGGGCCGGTGAGTTCACCGCCCTGGACGGGATCGACCTGGAGATCTCCGCCGGTGAGTTCATGGTGGTCGTCGGGCCCAGTGGATGCGGCAAGTCCACACTGCTCGACCTGCTCGGCGGCCTCGCCCGGCCCACCAGCGGGCGGATCCTCCTGGACGGAGAGCCGGTCACCGGCCCCGGCCTGGACCGGGGCATCGTCTTCCAGCAGTACGCCCTGCTTCCCTGGCGCACGGCCCTGGGCAATGTGGAGTTCGGCCTGGAGGCCACCGGAGTGCCGCGGCGCCGGCGCGCCGAACGCGCCAGGGAGTACCTGGACCTGGTGGGCCTGTCCGGGTTCGAGGACCGGCACCCGCATGAGCTATCCGGCGGGATGCGGCAGCGCGTGGCGATCGCCCGCAGCCTCGCCTACGACCCGGATGTGCTGCTCATGGACGAGCCGTTCGCCGCCCTGGACGCCCAGACCCGGGAGCTGTTGCAGGACGAGCTGTTGCGGATCTGGGAACGCACCGGCAAGACGGTGGTCTTCATCACCCATGGCATCGAGGAAGCGGTCTACCTCGGACAGCGGGTGGCCGTCCTCACCTCCCGCCCCGGAGTCGTCAAAGAGGTCGTACCGATCTCGCTGGACGCCCGCACCACGGCGGACGACGTGCGCTCGAGCCCGGAGTTCGCGCGCCACCGGCATCGGATCTGGAGCCTCCTTCAGGACGAAGTGGCCCGCGCCCAGCAGCTGGAGAAGGAGAGTGTTCCCGCATGAGCCCCGTGACCGGGACGACCACCGCGACAGCGGACCACACCGCCCCCGGCACCCCGGCCGAAGCCGCCTCCGAGCCACGTACCACCGCGGGCCCGACGGCACCGCGCGAGGCGCCACGCCGGGCGGCACCGCTGGCGGCCGTGGCCCGGACCGCCGGGCGCAGGCTGCCCGGCCTGCTGCTGCGCGCCCTCACCAAAGTGGCGGCGATCGCCGCCCTCCTGGCCGTATGGGAGACAGCGCCCCGCGTGGGCCTGGTGGACCGCACCTTCCTGCCGCCCTTCAGCGAGGTCGCCCGCGCCTGGTGGGGGCTGCTGGGCGACGGGCAGCTCACCGACAACGCCGAGGCCAGCCTGGTGCGTTCGTTCGCCGGATTCGGTCTGGCCGTCGCCATCGGCGTGCCACTCGGGTTGCTGATCGGCCGCTACCGGCTGGTCGCGGACCTGCTGGGACCGCTGCTCGAAGTGTTTCGCAACACCGCCGCGTTGGCGCTGCTCCCGGTGTTCGTCCTGCTGCTGGGCATCGGTGAGACGTCCAAGATCTCGATCGTGCTCTACGCCTGCACCTGGCCGATCCTGCTCAATACCATCAGCGCGGTGCGCAACGTGGACCCCACGCTGCTGAAGCTGGCGAAGTCCATGGACCTCCCCGCGCTCCGGCTGTTCCAGAAGGTGATCCTGCCCGCCTCCGTACCGACGATCTTCACGGGGATACGGCTGGCCGGGGCCTCTTCCATCCTGGTGCTGGTGGCGGCGGAGATGGTCGGTGCCAAGGAGGGGCTCGGCTATCTGATCAACACGTCCCAGTACAACTTCGCCATTCCGCAGATGTACGCCGGGATCCTCACCATCTCCGTCATCGGCGTGGCCTTCAACCAGCTGCTCGTGGCCGTGGAGCGCCGGCTCAGCTCCTGGCGCGTCCCGGTGCGGAGCTGATCCGACGAAAGCGAGAGGTGCTGTCGTATGACCACGCTCGATCTGACCACTGACGTCCTCGTCGTCGGTGGCGGCCCGGCCGCCACCTGGGCCGCCCTGAAAGCGGCCCGCGCCGGTGCCGACGTCGTCCTCGCCGACAAGGGGTACTGCGGTACCAGCGGCGCCACCGCCTCCGCGGGCACCGGCGTGTGGTACGTCCCGCCGGAGCCCGCCGCACGCGAGGCGGCCATGGCGAGCAGGGAGGCGCTCGGCGGTCACCTGGCCGACCGGCGCTGGATGACACGCGTCCTGGACCAGACGTACGAGAGCGTCAACGAGCTCGCGGACGAGGCCCGTTACCCCTTCCCGACCGGTCCGGACGGACGGCCGCTCAGGAACGGTCTGCAAGGCCCCGAGTACATGCGGCGGATGCGTGTGCGCGTCCGGCGCACGGGCGTACGCGTCCTGGACCACAGCCCGGTCCGCGAACTGCTCGCCGACACCTCGGGCGCGGTGGCGGGCGCCACCGGATACCGGCGCCAGGCGCGGCAGCCGTACCGGGTCCGCGCGGGTGCAGTGGTCCTGGCCACCGGCGGCTGCGCGTTCCTCAGCGGTGCCCTCGGATGCAACGTCAACACCGGTGACGGCGCCCTGTTCGCCGCCGAGGCCGGAGCCGAGCTGTCCGGGATGGAGTTCTCCAACGCGTACGCCATCGCGCCCGAGCACACCTCGGTCACCAAGGCCGCCTTCTACACCTTCGCCACCTTCTTCCACGAGGACGGCACGGTGCTGGAGGGTGCGGCGAGCCAGGGCGGACGCTCGGTCATCGCCCGGGCGCTGCTGGAGGAGAAGGTGTACTGCCGCCTGGACCGCGCCGACGCGGCCGCGCGGGCGGCCATGCGCCTGGCCCAGCCCAACTTCTTCCTCACCTTCGACCGGCTGGGCATCGACCCCTTCACCCAGCGCTTCGCCATCACCCTGATCGCCGAGGGCACCGTGCGCGGCACCGGCGGGATCCGCCTCACCGGTGACGACTGCGCCACCACCGTGCCCGGGCTCTACGCGGCGGGTGACGCCGCCACCCGCGAGCTGATCTGCGGCGGCTTCACCGGCGGCGGCAGCCACAACGCGGCCTGGGCCATCTCCTCCGGCGGCTGGGCGGGGCGGGCGGCGGCGCGCCACGCGCGCTCGCTCTCCGGCGGCGCCCGCACCCGGTGGACCGTCCCGGTGGGTGGCGCCGGGCTGCGCCCGACCGGTACGCCGGGACCGGCCGACGGCTTCCGCGAGGTGGTCGCCGCCGTCCAGGGCGAGGTCCTTCCGTACCGGAAGAACTACCTGCGCCACGGAGACGGCCTCGCGGCCTCCCTGCGGGCGCTGGACGACACCTGGCACCGGCTGCGCGCCACGCTGTACGCCGGTGACGGGGATGCCGTACGGGCCCGGCAGGCCGCGGCGATGGTGGCACACGCCCGCTGGATGTACACCGCGGCGCTCGCCCGCACCGAGACCCGGGGCATGGCCAAGCGGCTCGACTTCCCCGCCCAGGACCCGGGACAGCACCACCGCATCGTGACGGGCGGTCTCGACCGCGTATGGACCCGCCCGGAGCCCCTGACCACCGCACCACGGGAGGTTGCCTGATGATCGAGCTGGTCTCGGCCGAGCGCTGTATCGCCTGCGACAAATGCGTGAGGGTGTGCCCGACGAACGTCTTCGACCGGGGCCCGGACGGCGTGCCGCTGCTCAGCCGCCAGGAAGACTGCCAGACCTGCTTCCAGTGCGAGGCGAACTGCCCGGTCGACGCGCTGTTCGTCGCGCCCGTCACCCATCCGCTGCCCGACGACCGCGCGGTGCGCGACGAGCGCCATCTGGACCGCACCGGCCTGCTCGGCAGCTACCGCCGCCACATCGGCTGGGGCCACGGCCGGACGCCCGGGGCACTGCGGGCCGTGGGCCCGCGGCTGCCCGCACCGGGCGGCAGACCGCCCGCACCGCCCATCACCTCCTGAATCCTGAACACGCCACCGAAGGGAAAGAGCCCGTATGAGCACCAGCACCGGATTCGACATCCGGCGGATCGGCGGCCGGATCGGCGCCGAGGTCCTCGGTGTCACACTCGCCGACGTCATCGATCCCGCGCTCGTCTCCGACCTCAACTCCGCGCTCCTGGAGCACAAAGCGCTCGTCTTCCGTGACCAGCACCTGGACGACGCCGCCCAGCTCCGTTTCGCCTCCCTCTTCGGGGAGCTGACCACCGCGCACCCCACGGTGCCGTCCGTCGAGGGGCAGCCCAGCATCCTGCCGGTCGACGCCGAGGGCACCCGCGCCAACCGCTGGCACACGGACGTCACCTTCGTCCGTACGCCCCCGAAGCTGTCCACCCTGCGCGGCATCGTGGTCCCGCCCTACGGCGGCAACACCCTCATCGCCAACACGGGCGCCGCCTACCGGGACCTGCCCCGGCCGCTGCGCGAGCTGGCCGACACGCTGTGGGCCGTGCACACCAACGACTACGACTACGCCGCGCCGCCGAGGAACGAGAAGGCGGCCGAACACCGCAAGCGGTTCGTCTCCCGGAAGTACCGCACCGCCCACCCGGTCGTGCGCGTCCACCCCGAGAGCGGCGAACGCGGTCTGTTCATCGGTGGTTTCGCCCAGAGTTTCGTCGGCCTCGACCCGTCCGAGTCGCGCGATCTGCTGCGGATCTTCCAGTCGTATGTCATCCGCCCGGAGAACATCGTGCGCATCGCCTGGTCCCCGGGTGATGTGGTGGTCTTCGACAACCGCATCACCCAGCACTACGCGCCGGACGACTACGGCGATCTGCCGCGCCTGCTGCACCGGGTGACCGTGGCGGGCGATGCCCCGGTCGGTGTGGACGGCGAGCGAAGCCATGTCCTCGAAGGGGACGAGGCCGGCCACTACACCCCGGCTGCCGCCGCCTGAGGACCACCGTCCTCCCACGCCATGAGAGTGCCCGCCCGGTGTGCGCGATCCGCACACCGGGCGGGCCCGGCGGGTGCCGCTACGCCCCTTCGCGGGCCGTGCGCGCCGCGCGGGCCAGGTCCAGGTCGGTGGTCTCCGGCGCCAGGAACTGTGACACGACGGCGCCGACCACCAGCACTCCGGCGCCGACCAGCAGCACGAACTCCGCTCCGAAGCGGTCGAGCCCCATCGGCAGCAGGAACGTACCGATCGCGGCGCCCACCCGGCTCATGGCCGTGGCGAAGCCGACGCCCGTGGTGCGCAGGGACGTGGGGAACACCTCCAGCGGATAGACCGCGGTCAGCGCGGAGGAGGCGGCGTTGAGGAAGATGAAGAACAGGAAGCCGACGACGATGACGGGGGTGGAGGACGGCCACACCGCCACCAGGGCGAGACACGCGGCCGTGATCCAGAACGGCGGGATCAGCAGCTTGCGGCGGCCGATCCGCTCCACGACCAGGCACCCCGCGGTGACACCGGCCACGGCGGTGAAGGAGTAGACGAGCAGCGCCGCCACCGCGTTGTCCCCCATGTGCAGAGCCTCGAAGACGTCCGTCCAGAAGGTGCCGATGGCGAAGTACGGCAGCACGAGGGCGGCCCAGAAGACGCTGGCGAACACCGTGGAACGGATGTGCTGCCGGCTGAAAAGCGCACGGAACCCGTCCCGCCGCACTTCGTCGCGCTCGTCGAGTTCCGCGGCGACATCCACCTCGATGCCGTACTTGTCGATCAGCGCCTGCGCCTCGTCCCGGCGCCCCTGGCTCAGCAGCCAGCGCGCGGACTCCGGGATGCCACCGCGCAGGGCCACACACACCAGCGCGATCACCGCGCTGCTCGCCAGGGACCAGCGCCAGCCGCCGTCCACGGAGGTGAACAGCGCGCCGACGACCGTGGCCAGCGCGTACCCCAGGTACCAGCTGATCTCCAGGCTCGCCAGCAGCCGCCCGCGGCCGCGTCGGCCCGCGTACTCCGAGAGCAACGGCGCGCCGATCGCGTACTCACCGCCGATCGCCACGCCCATCACCAGCCGGATGAGGAAGAGCTGTGTGCCGTCCACGACGAAGAACTGCAGCACCGAGCCGACCAGGAAGATCAGCATGTCGATGAGGAACACCGGCCGGCGTCCGAACCGGTCGGCCAGCCGGCCGAAGAGCGGCCCTCCGACGAAGATGCCGATCAGCGGTGCGGCACCGACCAGCCCCTGTTCCACTGAGGTCAGATGGAGGTCGTCGGTGATCGCCCCCATCGCCAGGCCGATGCCACCGATGATGTAGCCGTCGATCCCCTGGCCGATCTGGGTGGCCAGCTTCAGCTTGGTGTGCAGCCGCTTCCGTTCCCGTTCGGTGGCGGGTGCGCCCGGCGGTGTGCTGGGCTCGTCGTGCTCGGTCACAGGCGTCGTTGCCATGCGCGGGTCCTTACCTAGAGGGGAGGGAGAGGGCGTCAGCCGGTCGGCCAGTCGAG encodes the following:
- the speB gene encoding agmatinase: MTANCPDAPRPVPPQETDATLHFTGPATFGRVPRLDQVGTADIAVVGVPFDAGVSYRPGARFGANAVREASRQLRPYNPALDVYPFHYAQVADAGDITANPHNIDEAVESIEAGADALLSTGAQLMTLGGDHTIALPLLRSVARRHGPVALLHFDAHLDTWDSHFGAQYTHGTPFRRAAEEGILDTSALSHVGTRGSLYSKEDLDEDTKLGFGIVTAADVMRRGVDEVVQQLKERIGKRPLYISVDIDVLDPAHAPGTGTPEAGGLTSRELLEIVRGLTDCYVVSADLVEVAPAYDHAEITAVAASHTAYELITLMSRQIAFFRWMEENKPS
- a CDS encoding HD domain-containing protein; the encoded protein is MTTDLDIAAGVKVPSTALAREATELIRDTTNELIYHHSRRVYFFGSLRGRGRDLSFDPELLYLGAMFHDVGLNEAFHASGRRFEVDSANEAKRFLQAHGVPEDSVRRVWTAIALHTTPGVPEFMEPEVALVTAGVEYDVLGIGYGDLAAEDREAVVALHPRPDFKNRILRAFTDGVRSKPETTFGNVKADVLEHFVPGFERGDFVRTILDSRWAE
- a CDS encoding GlxA family transcriptional regulator, which translates into the protein MARRAAGPSRTPRASGGVRTVAIVAFDGVQLLDVTGPVEVFTTANHYGADYDVRVVSLAGDAVTTSSGLVISADGAPGTLPRRLGTLLVPGRRDWRSAVADTGLIGLVTDLSTRAKRVASVCAGAFVLAEAGILDGRRAATHWELASQLAAAYPQVRVDGHPVFVRDGQVATSAGITAGIDLSLSLVEEDWGADVARDVARQLVVFMARPGGQAQFSARLTPREPRHPAVRRVMDRVTADPAGGHTLATLADEGGVSVRHLERLFRTEVGMTPGRYVESVRVEAAQTLLADGTGTVEEVARQAGFGSSESLRRVFQHTLGVSPTVYRARFRSTLGDRTR
- a CDS encoding putative leader peptide — protein: MRLHVDLRRQASAICAAGR
- a CDS encoding ABC transporter substrate-binding protein, which produces MTLLGASVAAVSCGTATGNPSGKQTKKLRYQGWAGQVTVPELAEDLGYLGDVKLDWVGNTISGPQDIQSAATGQIDFGGAFNGAVVKLAANGAPITSVISYYGSDRHAYNGFFVLADSPIRSARDLIGKKVGMNTLGAHSEAMLDIYLKRHGLSKAEIGKVQPLVVPPVNTEQSLRQHQIQVGVLGDILRDKAVAHGGMRPLFTDVQLLGAFSAGTYVMTDRFLRQNPDTATTFVTGVARAIEWARATPREQVIARMTRIVRKRDRKEDATPLKYWKSFGVAETGGRITDKQLQLWIDWLEERGDIKRGKVTASDLYTNQYNDYRPGSPGSAASGSPAPSPATNRS
- a CDS encoding ABC transporter ATP-binding protein, with amino-acid sequence MTVKIAFEQVRKVFPVQGTAGSRRAGEFTALDGIDLEISAGEFMVVVGPSGCGKSTLLDLLGGLARPTSGRILLDGEPVTGPGLDRGIVFQQYALLPWRTALGNVEFGLEATGVPRRRRAERAREYLDLVGLSGFEDRHPHELSGGMRQRVAIARSLAYDPDVLLMDEPFAALDAQTRELLQDELLRIWERTGKTVVFITHGIEEAVYLGQRVAVLTSRPGVVKEVVPISLDARTTADDVRSSPEFARHRHRIWSLLQDEVARAQQLEKESVPA
- a CDS encoding ABC transporter permease; the protein is MSPVTGTTTATADHTAPGTPAEAASEPRTTAGPTAPREAPRRAAPLAAVARTAGRRLPGLLLRALTKVAAIAALLAVWETAPRVGLVDRTFLPPFSEVARAWWGLLGDGQLTDNAEASLVRSFAGFGLAVAIGVPLGLLIGRYRLVADLLGPLLEVFRNTAALALLPVFVLLLGIGETSKISIVLYACTWPILLNTISAVRNVDPTLLKLAKSMDLPALRLFQKVILPASVPTIFTGIRLAGASSILVLVAAEMVGAKEGLGYLINTSQYNFAIPQMYAGILTISVIGVAFNQLLVAVERRLSSWRVPVRS
- a CDS encoding FAD-dependent oxidoreductase, producing the protein MTTLDLTTDVLVVGGGPAATWAALKAARAGADVVLADKGYCGTSGATASAGTGVWYVPPEPAAREAAMASREALGGHLADRRWMTRVLDQTYESVNELADEARYPFPTGPDGRPLRNGLQGPEYMRRMRVRVRRTGVRVLDHSPVRELLADTSGAVAGATGYRRQARQPYRVRAGAVVLATGGCAFLSGALGCNVNTGDGALFAAEAGAELSGMEFSNAYAIAPEHTSVTKAAFYTFATFFHEDGTVLEGAASQGGRSVIARALLEEKVYCRLDRADAAARAAMRLAQPNFFLTFDRLGIDPFTQRFAITLIAEGTVRGTGGIRLTGDDCATTVPGLYAAGDAATRELICGGFTGGGSHNAAWAISSGGWAGRAAARHARSLSGGARTRWTVPVGGAGLRPTGTPGPADGFREVVAAVQGEVLPYRKNYLRHGDGLAASLRALDDTWHRLRATLYAGDGDAVRARQAAAMVAHARWMYTAALARTETRGMAKRLDFPAQDPGQHHRIVTGGLDRVWTRPEPLTTAPREVA
- a CDS encoding 4Fe-4S dicluster domain-containing protein — protein: MIELVSAERCIACDKCVRVCPTNVFDRGPDGVPLLSRQEDCQTCFQCEANCPVDALFVAPVTHPLPDDRAVRDERHLDRTGLLGSYRRHIGWGHGRTPGALRAVGPRLPAPGGRPPAPPITS
- a CDS encoding TauD/TfdA dioxygenase family protein; amino-acid sequence: MSTSTGFDIRRIGGRIGAEVLGVTLADVIDPALVSDLNSALLEHKALVFRDQHLDDAAQLRFASLFGELTTAHPTVPSVEGQPSILPVDAEGTRANRWHTDVTFVRTPPKLSTLRGIVVPPYGGNTLIANTGAAYRDLPRPLRELADTLWAVHTNDYDYAAPPRNEKAAEHRKRFVSRKYRTAHPVVRVHPESGERGLFIGGFAQSFVGLDPSESRDLLRIFQSYVIRPENIVRIAWSPGDVVVFDNRITQHYAPDDYGDLPRLLHRVTVAGDAPVGVDGERSHVLEGDEAGHYTPAAAA
- a CDS encoding MFS transporter, whose protein sequence is MATTPVTEHDEPSTPPGAPATERERKRLHTKLKLATQIGQGIDGYIIGGIGLAMGAITDDLHLTSVEQGLVGAAPLIGIFVGGPLFGRLADRFGRRPVFLIDMLIFLVGSVLQFFVVDGTQLFLIRLVMGVAIGGEYAIGAPLLSEYAGRRGRGRLLASLEISWYLGYALATVVGALFTSVDGGWRWSLASSAVIALVCVALRGGIPESARWLLSQGRRDEAQALIDKYGIEVDVAAELDERDEVRRDGFRALFSRQHIRSTVFASVFWAALVLPYFAIGTFWTDVFEALHMGDNAVAALLVYSFTAVAGVTAGCLVVERIGRRKLLIPPFWITAACLALVAVWPSSTPVIVVGFLFFIFLNAASSALTAVYPLEVFPTSLRTTGVGFATAMSRVGAAIGTFLLPMGLDRFGAEFVLLVGAGVLVVGAVVSQFLAPETTDLDLARAARTAREGA